In Candidatus Woesearchaeota archaeon, one genomic interval encodes:
- the radA gene encoding DNA repair and recombination protein RadA, which yields METKKELLIEDLPGVGAATAEKLVSAGFSDVMSIAVATPGELVSAAGVTEAAARKMINSARDSLDMGFQSGIDLLRKRESVLKISVGSKAFDDMLAGGFETGAITECFGAYGSSKTQIGHVLAVLVQKQAPGSVAVYIDTENTFRPERAVQIAQGHGLDPDDVLQHIKVARAFNSDHQMLLAEKIEDVIAQGNNVRVVIVDSLTAHFRAEFVGRGTLAERQQKLNKHMHTLSKIADKHNLCVYVTNQVMHKPDQFFGDPTEAIGGNIVAHNSTFRIYLRRGKKGTRVAKLIDAPNLADTECVFKITDKGIEDV from the coding sequence ATGGAAACAAAAAAAGAACTCCTTATCGAAGACCTCCCCGGTGTCGGAGCGGCGACAGCTGAAAAACTCGTCAGCGCAGGGTTCTCAGATGTCATGTCCATCGCCGTCGCGACGCCCGGAGAACTCGTCAGCGCAGCAGGCGTAACTGAAGCAGCAGCTCGCAAAATGATTAACTCAGCACGAGACTCCCTTGATATGGGGTTTCAGTCAGGCATCGACCTGCTCAGAAAACGCGAATCCGTCCTGAAAATCAGCGTCGGCTCTAAAGCATTCGACGACATGCTCGCCGGCGGCTTTGAAACAGGAGCCATTACGGAGTGCTTCGGCGCCTACGGCTCAAGCAAAACACAAATCGGACACGTGCTCGCAGTCCTCGTCCAAAAACAAGCACCCGGAAGCGTAGCGGTCTACATAGACACGGAAAACACGTTCAGGCCGGAACGCGCGGTGCAAATCGCCCAAGGCCACGGCCTCGATCCTGACGACGTTCTTCAACACATCAAAGTAGCAAGGGCATTCAATTCAGACCATCAAATGCTTCTCGCAGAAAAAATAGAAGACGTCATCGCGCAAGGAAACAACGTCCGCGTCGTCATTGTCGACTCCCTCACGGCACATTTCAGAGCCGAATTCGTGGGAAGAGGAACATTGGCTGAACGCCAACAAAAACTCAACAAGCACATGCACACGCTCAGCAAAATCGCAGACAAACACAACTTATGCGTCTACGTCACGAATCAAGTCATGCACAAACCAGACCAGTTCTTCGGCGACCCGACAGAAGCCATCGGTGGCAACATCGTCGCCCACAACAGCACGTTCCGCATCTACTTGCGAAGAGGCAAGAAAGGCACGCGCGTGGCCAAACTCATTGACGCACCCAACCTTGCAGACACCGAATGCGTCTTCAAAATAACAGATAAAGGCATAGAAGACGTTTAA
- a CDS encoding thioredoxin family protein, with product MVLLQSQQKLAIGEKAPDFSLKGVDGKTYTLSELEGNAFLIIFICNHCPYVLPKIETLKTLQDTYKDKGVLLIGINSNDPGIVPDDSFDNMQRFARAHALNFPYLFDETQDVARAYGAVCTPDPFLLDRAKKLAWHGRIDDALSPGQVPRQHDMDEAIQELLAKGKVTKPFLPSQGCSIKWKRHHTS from the coding sequence ATGGTACTCCTCCAATCGCAACAAAAACTTGCCATCGGCGAGAAGGCACCGGACTTCTCCCTCAAAGGCGTCGACGGAAAAACCTACACGCTCAGCGAGCTCGAAGGCAACGCGTTCCTCATCATCTTCATCTGCAACCACTGCCCCTACGTCCTCCCCAAAATCGAAACCCTCAAAACCCTCCAAGATACGTACAAGGATAAAGGCGTCCTCCTCATCGGCATCAACAGCAACGACCCAGGCATCGTCCCAGACGACAGCTTCGATAACATGCAGCGGTTTGCCCGCGCACACGCTCTGAACTTCCCCTACCTCTTTGACGAAACCCAAGACGTTGCGCGAGCGTACGGCGCCGTCTGCACCCCGGACCCCTTCCTGCTTGATCGAGCAAAAAAACTGGCGTGGCACGGCAGAATCGATGACGCACTCAGCCCCGGCCAGGTCCCCAGACAGCACGACATGGACGAAGCAATCCAAGAACTCCTCGCAAAAGGCAAGGTAACCAAACCCTTCCTTCCCAGCCAAGGCTGCAGCATCAAGTGGAAACGCCACCACACCTCTTGA